A stretch of Candidatus Kryptoniota bacterium DNA encodes these proteins:
- a CDS encoding glycoside hydrolase family 2 TIM barrel-domain containing protein, whose product MFSGKPSHLIFVVLFLIYPAISFGQQSDPQTELLQNGLKYDQITPTRGRIDLGGKWRLSTDGGNEWRTVMIPSTLDDDGKVTFEKRLFIPKEFVDHNIFSLVFGNAGVSTEIRVDNEFVAIHNGAYSRINARIPDRLLQAGSENVIDLICNDELDPASSIPLKQLAFQQKCFAGLFRDVYMEVKPPIYVDRPVVKSAVSENVADLESDVVVYASDYSRYGIDSSATTIPLKVHAELFDKTSGKMVAKSQDNTFELSQNHNAKVHLSLILQHPNLWSPSYPNLYELQIFVSGTSGVIDEYAENIGFRSFGITGGKFYLNGERMFIKSVNYVADLPKVNAAVDEVGLEKDIAVIKTLGANAIRVVGYPPSQELLDLCDKFGLLVFEEMPLSDAPESVLESHQYQGALIGYLREVIQQTFYHPSIVAISAGTNIDPGAEGTREYVSSVASIIHNETDKLVYYTPLSGMNDGAATDADFVGIDLTPLNSARSLKSVINDLSTRYPSTVFFVSSVGTQTQVDNHNGYSDPLSLEHQARYLVDAYEAIDDANFAGVSINSFADWQGAVPHLMPNGHPYLYTFGLVSFWREKRPSFAAVRALFNDETLPSLPIGNYSDTPPIIYVVLSTLLLVIVTYLHYSRRWFRESAARAVFRPYNFFADIRDQRMISAFQTLTVLFLVSAGISIYLSSLTFAFRDNYVFDRLLGLIIPSDFIKIKVDYLIWHPMEFIVAMTVLFMLLVSITTFIIKLVSYIVKIRLQLLSAFTVATWSMLPMAILILADMILFRLLGDPRFVWAAIIVLGALFVLSLLRLFHGIGVIYDLPIARVGVIGSLLVIIVVLLVAFYYNGANGIIPYAKFFYRFMVENRAA is encoded by the coding sequence ATGTTTAGCGGAAAGCCTTCCCACCTTATTTTCGTCGTGCTTTTTCTGATTTATCCTGCAATCTCCTTTGGCCAGCAGTCTGATCCGCAGACCGAACTTCTTCAAAATGGTCTGAAATACGACCAGATCACGCCAACCCGTGGCAGAATAGACCTTGGCGGGAAGTGGAGACTTTCAACCGACGGCGGGAATGAATGGCGCACTGTAATGATTCCCTCTACACTGGACGACGACGGAAAGGTTACGTTTGAAAAACGACTTTTCATTCCCAAAGAATTTGTAGACCATAACATCTTCAGCCTTGTGTTTGGAAATGCCGGTGTCTCAACCGAGATTCGGGTCGACAATGAGTTTGTCGCAATTCATAACGGTGCTTATTCAAGAATCAACGCGAGGATACCTGACCGTCTACTTCAGGCGGGCAGTGAGAACGTCATAGACCTGATCTGCAATGACGAACTTGACCCTGCTTCCTCCATCCCGTTAAAACAACTCGCATTTCAACAGAAATGCTTCGCTGGACTGTTCAGGGATGTTTACATGGAGGTGAAGCCTCCAATCTATGTCGACAGGCCCGTAGTGAAGTCTGCTGTCAGTGAAAATGTGGCGGACCTTGAGAGCGACGTAGTCGTATATGCCTCCGACTACTCGAGGTACGGAATCGATTCGAGCGCCACCACAATTCCGCTCAAGGTGCACGCGGAGCTCTTCGACAAGACGAGCGGCAAAATGGTAGCGAAGTCGCAGGACAATACTTTTGAACTTTCTCAGAATCACAATGCGAAAGTTCATCTCTCTCTGATTCTTCAGCACCCGAATTTGTGGAGTCCATCTTATCCTAACTTGTACGAGCTTCAAATATTCGTTTCGGGTACTTCAGGAGTTATAGATGAGTACGCAGAGAATATCGGGTTCAGGTCGTTTGGAATCACAGGAGGCAAGTTCTATCTGAATGGCGAGCGGATGTTCATCAAGAGTGTGAACTATGTCGCCGATCTGCCGAAAGTAAATGCTGCCGTCGACGAGGTGGGACTAGAGAAGGACATTGCGGTGATCAAAACGCTCGGCGCCAATGCGATCCGGGTGGTAGGGTATCCACCGTCACAGGAACTTCTTGATCTTTGCGACAAGTTCGGTCTCCTTGTATTTGAAGAAATGCCATTGAGCGACGCCCCGGAATCAGTCCTCGAGTCGCATCAATACCAGGGTGCACTCATCGGTTACCTGAGAGAAGTTATCCAGCAAACATTTTATCATCCGTCCATAGTGGCAATATCAGCGGGGACTAATATCGACCCGGGTGCCGAGGGCACCAGGGAATATGTCAGCTCCGTCGCAAGCATTATTCATAATGAGACAGATAAGCTGGTTTATTACACGCCCCTCTCAGGGATGAATGATGGTGCTGCCACCGACGCCGACTTCGTAGGAATTGACCTCACGCCATTGAACTCCGCCAGATCTCTGAAGTCGGTCATAAACGATTTATCCACCCGGTATCCGAGCACGGTCTTCTTCGTGTCTTCGGTGGGTACGCAAACTCAGGTCGATAATCATAACGGTTATTCCGATCCTCTTTCGCTCGAGCACCAGGCAAGGTACCTGGTCGATGCGTACGAAGCGATCGACGATGCGAACTTTGCCGGCGTCTCGATAAACAGTTTCGCGGACTGGCAAGGCGCAGTTCCGCACCTTATGCCGAATGGTCATCCGTACCTCTACACTTTCGGGCTTGTTAGCTTCTGGAGAGAAAAGCGTCCTTCGTTTGCCGCGGTGAGGGCACTGTTCAACGATGAAACCCTTCCGAGTCTCCCGATCGGCAACTACAGCGACACACCTCCGATCATCTACGTGGTGCTGTCGACTTTGCTCCTCGTGATCGTGACATATCTCCACTACAGCCGGCGGTGGTTCCGCGAAAGCGCGGCCCGCGCTGTATTTCGTCCTTATAATTTCTTCGCGGACATCCGCGACCAGCGGATGATTTCGGCATTCCAGACGCTCACCGTCCTCTTCCTAGTCTCGGCTGGAATTTCTATTTATCTCTCGAGCCTCACATTTGCTTTCAGGGACAATTATGTCTTTGACAGGCTCCTCGGATTGATAATTCCCAGTGACTTCATAAAGATAAAAGTGGATTACCTGATCTGGCATCCGATGGAGTTTATTGTTGCGATGACCGTTTTGTTTATGCTTCTGGTTTCGATTACGACGTTCATAATAAAGCTCGTCTCGTATATCGTGAAAATCAGGCTCCAGCTCCTGAGTGCCTTCACCGTGGCGACCTGGTCGATGCTGCCTATGGCGATTCTTATCCTGGCAGACATGATACTCTTTCGTCTTCTCGGCGATCCAAGGTTCGTATGGGCCGCCATAATTGTTCTCGGTGCATTGTTTGTCCTCAGCCTCTTGAGGTTGTTTCACGGCATAGGAGTCATCTATGATCTGCCGATTGCGCGAGTCGGGGTTATTGGGTCGCTACTAGTGATAATAGTCGTCCTCCTCGTCGCGTTTTATTATAACGGCGCGAACGGCATCATACCTTACGCGAAATTCTTCTACAGATTTATGGTCGAAAACAGAGCTGCCTAG
- a CDS encoding polyprenyl synthetase family protein, whose amino-acid sequence MNLNEIILPVKEEIRQFNGEFKTAIRSDIGLVDLIARYILRQKGKKIRPLLVLLSAKACGGINPSTYRAASLVELLHTATLIHDDVVDNADTRRGIASINAAWKNKTAVLMGDYLLSRGLLLSLLNKEFRFLEISSVAVKRMSEGELLQIQKSRQLDIDEQTYFRIISDKTASLLSTCCELGAVSATDDENVVAALREFGEYLGIAFQIQDDILDYEGKRATLGKPIGGDIRERKVTLPLIYAIQNAPKKDARSALRLLKNGRRGSRIGEVIDFAENYNGITKAHEKAEEFVSKARKKLEILADSEAKESLMKLTEFVLERVS is encoded by the coding sequence TTGAATTTAAACGAGATAATACTGCCCGTAAAAGAAGAGATCCGGCAATTCAACGGCGAGTTTAAGACCGCCATCCGTTCTGATATCGGGCTCGTAGATCTCATTGCCCGCTATATCCTTCGTCAGAAAGGGAAAAAGATCCGGCCGCTTCTCGTTCTCCTTTCTGCAAAAGCATGTGGTGGAATTAACCCGAGCACCTACCGTGCCGCCTCCCTGGTTGAGCTCCTCCATACCGCGACACTGATCCACGATGATGTGGTTGACAACGCGGATACGCGCCGCGGAATTGCCTCGATAAATGCCGCCTGGAAAAATAAGACGGCTGTTCTGATGGGGGACTACCTTCTTTCCCGAGGTCTCCTTCTTTCTTTGTTGAACAAAGAATTCAGATTTCTTGAGATCAGCTCGGTTGCGGTAAAAAGAATGAGCGAAGGCGAGCTGCTGCAGATTCAAAAGTCGAGACAGCTCGATATAGATGAGCAGACATATTTCAGAATAATTTCAGACAAGACCGCTTCTCTCTTGTCGACCTGCTGCGAACTTGGAGCAGTCAGCGCTACAGACGACGAAAATGTCGTTGCGGCACTTCGAGAATTTGGTGAGTATCTAGGCATCGCATTCCAGATACAGGATGATATTCTCGACTATGAAGGGAAGAGAGCCACGCTTGGCAAACCAATAGGTGGAGACATCCGTGAGAGGAAGGTAACGCTCCCGCTTATATATGCTATCCAGAACGCGCCGAAGAAAGATGCGAGATCGGCTCTTAGATTGTTGAAGAACGGACGAAGAGGTTCGCGGATCGGGGAAGTCATAGATTTTGCCGAAAACTATAACGGCATTACGAAGGCCCATGAGAAAGCGGAAGAATTTGTCTCGAAGGCAAGAAAGAAGCTTGAGATACTGGCGGATTCTGAAGCAAAGGAATCGCTGATGAAGTTGACTGAATTTGTGCTTGAACGTGTAAGCTGA